One window from the genome of Rhodococcus sp. ABRD24 encodes:
- the glgX gene encoding glycogen debranching protein GlgX: MERTDPSAPTDGGSAPSPTIEVWPGSAYPLGATYDGGGTNFSLFSEVADAVELCLIARDGTETRIPLEEVDGYVWHAYLPTVTPGQRYGYRVHGPYDPAAGLRCDPSKLLLDPYGKAFDGTFVTQATRAEAPPRPSPLYTYGEDTLGHTMTTVVINPYFDWGTDRPPRTPYHETLIYEAHVKGMTATHPAVPEDLRGTYAGLTHPAVIEHLTSLGVTAIELMPVHQFMHDQILVDQGLRNYWGYNTFGFLAPHNEYSSVTKPSGVVTEFKTMVRAFHEAGIEVILDVVYNHTAEGSHRGPTIAFRGIDNAAYYRLDDGDPELYKDYTGTGNSLNVRHPHTLQLIMDSLRYWVTEMHVDGFRFDLASTLARELHDVDRLSAFFDLVQQDPVVSQVKLIAEPWDVGEGGYQVGNFPGLWTEWNGKYRDTVRDYWRGQPATLGEFASRLTGSSDLYETTGRRPSASINFVTAHDGFTLTDLVSYDEKHNDANGEGNQDGESHNRSWNCGVEGPTDDPEILALRARQRRNILATLLLSQGTPMLAHGDELGRTQHGNNNVYCQDSSLSWMDWTLAETNADLLEFARVAAALRAAHPVFRRRRFFRGRPVRETENSRDIAWLTPDGREMTTEDWDSGFGKGLSVYLGGDAIPEPGQRGQRVMDDSFLLCFNAHAEDLAFAVPGDGWSVALDTTEPTGTPGDSTAAASTVTVPARSLLVLRRDRSR, encoded by the coding sequence ATGGAGCGCACCGACCCCTCGGCGCCGACGGACGGCGGCTCGGCGCCCTCGCCGACGATCGAGGTGTGGCCGGGATCCGCCTATCCGCTGGGCGCCACCTACGACGGAGGCGGCACCAACTTCTCGCTGTTCTCGGAGGTAGCCGACGCAGTCGAGCTCTGCCTGATCGCCCGGGACGGCACCGAGACACGAATCCCGCTCGAAGAGGTCGACGGATATGTATGGCACGCATACCTGCCCACCGTCACCCCCGGCCAGCGTTACGGCTACCGAGTCCACGGCCCGTACGACCCGGCGGCGGGTCTGCGGTGCGATCCGTCGAAGTTACTGCTCGACCCGTACGGCAAGGCATTCGACGGCACCTTCGTCACCCAAGCAACTCGTGCAGAGGCTCCCCCCAGGCCATCCCCGTTGTACACGTACGGCGAGGACACGCTCGGGCACACCATGACCACGGTCGTGATCAACCCGTACTTCGACTGGGGCACCGACCGGCCCCCGCGCACCCCGTACCACGAGACCCTCATCTACGAGGCCCACGTCAAGGGCATGACCGCGACACATCCCGCGGTGCCGGAGGACCTTCGCGGTACGTATGCCGGGCTCACGCACCCCGCCGTCATAGAGCACCTGACATCGCTGGGCGTCACCGCGATCGAGTTGATGCCGGTCCACCAGTTCATGCACGACCAGATCCTGGTCGACCAGGGACTCCGAAACTATTGGGGCTACAACACTTTCGGATTCCTTGCCCCACACAACGAGTACTCCTCGGTGACGAAACCGAGCGGCGTCGTCACCGAGTTCAAGACGATGGTGCGAGCCTTCCACGAAGCGGGCATCGAGGTGATCCTCGATGTCGTCTACAACCACACCGCGGAGGGCAGCCACCGCGGGCCCACCATCGCATTCCGCGGCATCGACAATGCTGCCTACTACCGGCTCGACGACGGCGATCCCGAACTCTACAAGGACTACACCGGGACCGGGAACAGCCTCAACGTGCGGCACCCGCACACCCTGCAACTGATCATGGACTCTCTGCGGTATTGGGTCACCGAGATGCACGTCGACGGCTTCCGCTTCGACCTCGCATCCACCCTGGCCCGCGAATTGCACGACGTGGACCGGCTTTCCGCCTTCTTCGACCTCGTCCAGCAGGATCCGGTGGTCAGCCAGGTGAAGCTGATCGCCGAACCCTGGGACGTCGGCGAGGGCGGCTATCAGGTAGGCAACTTCCCCGGGCTGTGGACCGAGTGGAACGGCAAGTACCGCGACACAGTCCGCGACTACTGGCGCGGGCAGCCCGCGACCCTCGGCGAGTTCGCGTCCCGCCTGACCGGGTCCTCCGACCTGTACGAGACCACCGGGCGCCGGCCGAGCGCGAGCATCAATTTCGTCACCGCGCACGACGGTTTCACCCTCACCGATCTGGTGTCGTACGACGAGAAGCACAACGACGCCAACGGCGAGGGAAACCAGGATGGCGAGAGCCACAACCGATCGTGGAACTGCGGCGTCGAGGGTCCCACAGATGACCCGGAGATCCTGGCGCTGCGGGCCCGGCAGCGGCGCAACATACTGGCGACGCTGCTGTTGAGTCAGGGCACGCCGATGCTGGCGCACGGCGACGAACTGGGTCGCACTCAGCACGGCAACAACAATGTGTACTGCCAGGATTCGTCCCTGTCCTGGATGGACTGGACGCTCGCCGAGACCAACGCCGATCTACTCGAGTTCGCCCGCGTCGCCGCCGCCCTGCGGGCCGCCCACCCGGTGTTCCGGCGTCGCAGGTTCTTCCGGGGCCGACCGGTCCGCGAAACCGAGAACAGCCGCGACATCGCCTGGCTCACCCCCGATGGCCGGGAGATGACCACTGAGGACTGGGACAGCGGCTTCGGAAAGGGCCTGTCGGTGTACCTGGGCGGCGACGCGATTCCCGAGCCCGGCCAGCGCGGCCAGCGCGTGATGGACGACTCGTTCCTGTTGTGCTTCAACGCCCACGCCGAAGACCTCGCGTTCGCGGTGCCCGGTGACGGCTGGTCCGTCGCGCTGGATACCACCGAGCCGACCGGGACACCGGGTGACTCCACTGCCGCGGCATCGACGGTGACGGTGCCGGCCCGATCGCTGCTGGTCCTGCGGCGGGACCGATCGCGATGA
- a CDS encoding NAD-glutamate dehydrogenase domain-containing protein, protein MTASPAGRIPDIQSISAAPSPESAGPALRFQPAAHRDDSTLTAVLTWPHGTPLLADLVEMFAHMGLCVATHELLPGRGSDVDETDVAETDVAETTTVHLFTFCPSSAPWEASTANLVSDTFAAAASGAVEVDGYLRLVATAGLQWHEASLVRALGRYVRQAGLELSESSIIDILAAQPRFVRALVALFRARFTPHLPDRAAPTATAEADLADAVTATATLDEDRLLRGLWSLVSATLRTNWFQDSVRAGGPIAFKIDPSRVSLPATIVPYREIFVHARGVEGSHVRGGPISRGGLRWSDRRDDFRTEVLGLMRTQIVKNSLIVPMGAKGAFVVRGAADPSPEQVRAAYSAFIGALLDVTDNVVDGATVHPDDTVIHDGPDTYLVVAADKGTARFSDLANAISTGRGFWLGDAFASGGATGYDHKEMGITARGAWGSVRRHLAESGLDVDTEPFTVAGIGDMSGDVFGNGMLLSRQIRLVGAFDHRHVFLDPDPDPELSYRERERLSTAGRSSWDDYDRTVLSPGGGVWPRTAKTVPLSPQVRRRLGIDATELPPHEVIKALLRAQVDLLWNGGIGTYVKASTDTHTDAADPANDVVRVNADTLRCKVIGEGGNLGLTQRARVEFALAGGRINADFIDNAAGVATSDREVNLKIALDTAVRAGELLASDRNGLLAAVEDDVARAVLEDCDRQTLAISLAEANASFLLSRHERLIENLEETGGMNRAADVLPSTGELAARRRAGTGLVRPEIAVLLARSKNLVRSELLNSPALDDPAFEDVLRQYFPPLIRAHVGDGLRKHRVAREIVAVVLANELIDRVGPGFIHRLEERSGATTPDIVTAYAAVRTVFDVDRLWRGVLALPDVTRRARLDLLFGVQDLIERATSWLLQVRRAGAGLAADIDRLTPTVTTLAEQLPGLSGRLEHDLETLRVFAAAPALAVAADRTGHHVTRVAQAYREIGVTFGLDWLADAIPAGAPTGYWDTMAADVITDELQEHWHGLVAVVLQDLGTDEPVADAIDRWRAGNPTSATRLADLIADLRRSGRVDAARGCVVNAELALAVRGSVSTGGR, encoded by the coding sequence ATGACAGCCAGCCCAGCAGGCAGGATCCCGGATATCCAGTCGATCAGCGCCGCTCCGTCGCCGGAGAGTGCCGGCCCGGCGCTGCGGTTCCAGCCGGCGGCACACCGGGACGACTCGACCCTGACGGCGGTGCTCACCTGGCCGCACGGCACCCCCCTGCTCGCGGACCTGGTGGAGATGTTCGCCCACATGGGACTGTGTGTGGCCACCCACGAGCTACTGCCCGGGCGCGGCTCCGACGTTGATGAAACCGACGTTGCTGAAACCGACGTTGCCGAAACCACCACGGTGCACCTGTTCACCTTCTGCCCGAGCAGCGCGCCGTGGGAGGCCTCGACAGCGAACCTGGTCTCCGACACCTTCGCCGCGGCCGCATCCGGCGCGGTCGAGGTGGACGGCTACCTGCGTCTCGTGGCCACCGCCGGCCTGCAGTGGCACGAGGCGTCGCTGGTGCGGGCTCTCGGTCGCTACGTGCGTCAGGCCGGACTCGAACTGTCCGAATCGTCGATCATCGACATCCTCGCGGCGCAGCCGAGGTTCGTTCGTGCCCTCGTCGCGCTGTTTCGCGCCCGCTTCACACCGCACCTGCCCGACCGCGCTGCGCCCACCGCGACCGCGGAGGCCGACCTCGCCGACGCGGTCACGGCGACCGCGACACTCGACGAGGACCGCCTGCTGCGCGGGCTGTGGTCACTCGTCTCGGCAACGCTGCGCACCAACTGGTTTCAGGACAGCGTCCGCGCCGGCGGCCCGATCGCCTTCAAGATCGACCCGTCGCGTGTCAGTCTGCCGGCGACGATCGTGCCGTACCGCGAGATCTTCGTGCACGCTCGCGGCGTCGAAGGCAGCCACGTACGGGGCGGACCGATCTCGCGGGGCGGCCTGCGCTGGTCGGACCGCCGCGACGACTTCCGTACCGAGGTGCTGGGTCTGATGCGCACCCAGATCGTGAAGAACTCCCTGATCGTGCCGATGGGAGCCAAGGGTGCCTTCGTCGTTCGGGGCGCAGCCGATCCGTCGCCGGAGCAGGTCCGTGCCGCATACAGTGCGTTCATCGGCGCGTTGCTCGACGTGACGGACAACGTCGTAGACGGCGCGACCGTGCATCCCGACGATACCGTGATCCACGACGGCCCCGACACTTACCTCGTGGTGGCCGCGGACAAGGGCACCGCGCGGTTCTCCGACCTGGCCAACGCAATCTCCACTGGCCGCGGATTCTGGCTCGGCGACGCGTTCGCGTCCGGCGGCGCCACCGGTTACGACCACAAGGAGATGGGTATCACCGCCCGCGGAGCGTGGGGTTCGGTGCGGCGCCACCTCGCCGAATCCGGACTCGACGTCGACACCGAACCGTTCACCGTCGCCGGTATCGGCGACATGTCCGGCGACGTCTTCGGCAACGGGATGCTGCTCTCACGCCAGATCCGGCTGGTCGGCGCGTTCGATCACCGTCACGTGTTTCTCGACCCCGACCCGGACCCGGAGCTGTCGTATCGTGAGCGTGAACGTCTTTCCACGGCAGGACGATCCAGCTGGGACGACTATGACCGGACAGTTCTCTCACCGGGCGGCGGTGTGTGGCCCCGGACCGCGAAGACCGTGCCGCTGTCCCCGCAGGTTCGTCGGCGCCTGGGCATCGACGCCACCGAACTGCCGCCGCACGAGGTGATCAAGGCGCTGCTGCGGGCCCAGGTGGATCTGCTCTGGAACGGCGGCATCGGCACCTACGTCAAGGCGTCGACCGACACCCACACCGATGCGGCCGATCCTGCCAACGATGTCGTCCGGGTGAACGCGGACACGCTGCGCTGCAAGGTGATCGGCGAGGGCGGCAACCTCGGATTGACTCAGCGCGCCCGCGTGGAGTTCGCTCTCGCGGGCGGCCGGATCAACGCCGACTTCATCGACAACGCGGCCGGTGTCGCGACTTCCGACCGGGAGGTCAACCTCAAGATCGCGCTCGATACCGCGGTCCGCGCCGGCGAGCTGCTCGCGTCCGATCGCAACGGTCTGCTCGCCGCTGTCGAGGACGACGTTGCCCGAGCCGTGCTCGAGGACTGCGACCGGCAGACGCTCGCTATCAGCCTCGCCGAGGCCAACGCGTCGTTCCTCCTCAGCCGCCACGAGCGGCTGATCGAGAACCTCGAGGAGACGGGTGGGATGAACCGCGCGGCGGACGTGTTGCCGTCCACGGGCGAGCTCGCGGCCCGCCGACGCGCCGGCACGGGCCTCGTGCGGCCGGAGATAGCGGTGCTGTTGGCGCGGTCCAAGAACCTGGTGCGCAGCGAACTGCTGAACTCCCCTGCCCTCGACGATCCGGCGTTCGAGGACGTGCTGAGACAGTACTTCCCGCCGCTGATTCGTGCTCACGTCGGCGACGGGCTCCGCAAGCACCGGGTGGCGCGCGAGATCGTGGCCGTCGTACTCGCCAACGAACTCATCGACCGTGTCGGACCCGGCTTCATCCACCGACTCGAAGAACGTTCGGGGGCAACGACCCCCGACATCGTCACCGCCTACGCGGCGGTCCGCACCGTGTTCGACGTCGACCGCCTGTGGCGCGGCGTCCTCGCGCTGCCGGACGTCACCCGCCGGGCGCGGCTCGACCTCCTTTTCGGGGTGCAGGATCTCATCGAACGGGCGACGTCGTGGCTGCTGCAGGTCCGCCGGGCCGGAGCGGGGCTCGCCGCGGACATCGATCGCCTGACGCCGACCGTCACGACCCTCGCCGAACAACTGCCCGGACTCTCCGGCCGGCTCGAGCACGACCTCGAGACACTGCGTGTGTTCGCAGCGGCACCGGCCCTCGCGGTCGCGGCGGATCGCACCGGCCACCACGTCACCCGGGTGGCCCAGGCCTACCGCGAGATCGGTGTCACGTTCGGGCTCGACTGGCTGGCCGACGCCATCCCTGCCGGAGCACCGACCGGCTACTGGGACACGATGGCGGCCGACGTGATCACCGACGAATTGCAGGAGCACTGGCATGGGCTGGTCGCCGTCGTACTGCAAGATCTGGGCACCGACGAGCCCGTTGCCGACGCGATCGACCGGTGGCGGGCCGGTAACCCCACCAGCGCCACCCGCCTCGCCGATCTGATCGCTGACCTGCGTCGCTCCGGACGGGTCGATGCCGCCCGCGGTTGCGTCGTCAATGCCGAGCTGGCGCTGGCGGTCCGAGGGTCGGTCAGCACTGGCGGGAGATGA
- a CDS encoding PucR family transcriptional regulator, protein MNLPVRWLLSQPELALELKAGAAGLGADVTFVVTTELSDPAQWLSGGELILTTGIGLPLAAADRRTYMRNLSECGVAAIGFGTGLSHPEVPGDLVTAAEELGLPLFEVPLPTPFVAVAKKVMGRLGEQQYEAMLRASRAQPRMTRAAIQGGAGATIRELSVACSATVVLLDPSAQVIDAYPARVDTTALAEIVALTASGTGVASSSVALDRSGATVAVQSISAGNVVHGYLAAVSASGLGYVDQILLGHANSLLALDFEKPRRLRAAQNRLNSEALGLLLSTDLDLGPARKQVAQAADDQGRVRAMTVLCDDTAVATRVATAADEQMTGSARQLFARRDDTSVTVLLRGTDGPDFVRRLVQGLRIPDRKSVRVGLSTPHPIDKVAESVEQSRLTASAAEYGGRPVEFATLAGSALLTFPESRRVLDALADTMITPLVEHDARQGTELLASLRAYLEANGHWESAAATLGVHRHTLRSRIARVEAILGCDMGVARVRAELLLAIISRQC, encoded by the coding sequence ATGAACCTTCCCGTCCGCTGGTTGTTGTCCCAGCCTGAACTCGCGCTCGAGCTGAAGGCCGGCGCCGCCGGCCTCGGTGCCGATGTGACATTCGTGGTGACGACCGAGCTGAGTGATCCGGCCCAGTGGCTGTCCGGTGGCGAACTGATCCTCACCACCGGGATCGGGCTGCCCTTGGCCGCCGCCGATCGCCGGACCTACATGCGCAATCTCAGTGAATGTGGTGTTGCAGCAATTGGATTCGGAACCGGGCTCTCCCATCCCGAGGTTCCCGGTGACCTCGTGACTGCAGCGGAGGAGCTCGGTCTTCCGCTGTTCGAGGTGCCGCTGCCTACCCCGTTCGTCGCGGTCGCGAAGAAGGTGATGGGACGGCTCGGCGAACAGCAGTACGAGGCGATGTTGCGCGCCTCACGGGCACAGCCTCGGATGACGCGCGCCGCGATCCAGGGTGGCGCGGGCGCGACGATCCGCGAGCTGTCTGTCGCGTGTTCGGCGACGGTGGTGCTGCTGGATCCGTCGGCGCAGGTGATCGATGCCTACCCGGCGCGAGTGGACACGACCGCGCTCGCCGAGATCGTGGCCCTGACAGCGAGCGGGACGGGTGTCGCATCGAGCAGCGTCGCGCTGGATCGGTCGGGGGCCACCGTGGCCGTGCAGTCGATCAGCGCGGGAAACGTGGTCCACGGCTACCTCGCGGCGGTGAGCGCCAGCGGCCTCGGCTACGTCGACCAGATCCTGCTCGGTCACGCGAACTCGTTGCTGGCCTTGGACTTCGAGAAGCCGCGCCGGCTACGAGCAGCGCAGAATCGGCTCAACAGCGAGGCGCTGGGTCTGCTGCTGTCCACCGACCTCGACCTCGGCCCGGCCCGAAAGCAGGTGGCCCAGGCCGCCGACGATCAGGGGCGAGTGCGCGCGATGACGGTGCTGTGTGACGACACCGCGGTCGCGACGCGGGTCGCGACCGCGGCAGACGAACAGATGACCGGCTCGGCCCGCCAACTGTTCGCGCGACGCGACGACACGAGCGTGACGGTGCTGCTGCGCGGCACCGACGGGCCCGACTTCGTGCGCCGACTGGTCCAGGGGCTGCGTATCCCGGACCGGAAGTCAGTGCGGGTCGGGCTGAGTACCCCGCACCCAATCGACAAGGTGGCCGAGTCGGTCGAGCAGTCCCGGCTCACTGCCTCGGCCGCCGAGTACGGTGGGCGTCCCGTCGAGTTCGCCACGCTCGCGGGAAGCGCCTTGCTGACGTTCCCGGAGTCGCGACGGGTCCTCGACGCGCTCGCGGACACCATGATCACCCCGCTGGTCGAGCACGATGCGCGTCAGGGCACAGAGCTGCTCGCCTCGCTGCGGGCGTACCTCGAGGCGAACGGGCACTGGGAGTCCGCGGCGGCCACGCTCGGCGTGCACCGGCACACCCTGCGCAGCCGGATCGCCCGGGTCGAGGCGATCCTGGGCTGCGACATGGGGGTGGCCCGGGTGCGCGCCGAGCTGCTTCTCGCGATCATCTCCCGCCAGTGCTGA
- a CDS encoding aminobutyraldehyde dehydrogenase, producing the protein MTTELLKNYIDGAFVDSTSDEAIDLINPVDETIVGRAPVSSEADVAAAVAAAQRAFRTWGKTTPGRRQAALLALADAIEEHSHELVEAQCRNTGQPKAIIAAEEIKVGADQLRFFAGAARLLEGKSAGEYMEGFTSYVRREPIGVVGQVTPWNYPFMMAIWKIGPALAAGNTVVLKPSDTTPESTLVLARLSKGILPDGVLNVVLGNAHTGAALVEHPALGLVSITGSVRAGIAVAVSAARQVKRAHLELGGKAPAVVFADADITKAASGIAEAAFFNGGQDCTAATRVLVHESIHDAFVDALVAKAETLTPGLPDDPDSFYGPLNNADHFARVTEKIASLPASAKVRTGGTRVGDTGYFFAPTVITGVEQQDDIVQQETFGPVLTVQPFTDEEEAVTLANDVDYGLASSIWTTDHGTVQRVSAALDAGAVWVNCHIPLVAEMPHGGFKQSGYGKDLSAYGVEDYTRIKHVMSSHD; encoded by the coding sequence ATGACGACCGAGCTACTCAAGAACTACATCGACGGCGCATTCGTGGACTCCACGTCCGACGAGGCCATCGACCTGATCAACCCGGTCGACGAGACGATCGTCGGCCGCGCCCCCGTCTCCAGCGAGGCCGATGTGGCCGCCGCCGTCGCGGCCGCGCAGCGCGCATTCCGCACCTGGGGGAAGACCACCCCGGGCCGGCGCCAGGCCGCGCTGCTGGCGCTCGCCGACGCGATCGAGGAACACAGCCACGAACTCGTCGAGGCCCAGTGCCGCAACACCGGGCAGCCCAAGGCGATCATCGCCGCCGAGGAGATCAAGGTCGGGGCCGATCAACTCCGGTTCTTCGCGGGTGCCGCGCGCCTGCTCGAGGGCAAGTCCGCCGGGGAGTACATGGAGGGCTTCACTTCCTACGTCCGCCGCGAACCGATCGGTGTCGTCGGCCAGGTCACTCCGTGGAACTACCCGTTCATGATGGCGATCTGGAAGATCGGGCCGGCGCTCGCAGCGGGCAACACCGTCGTCCTCAAGCCGAGCGACACCACGCCGGAGAGCACACTGGTTCTCGCGCGCCTGTCCAAGGGCATCCTGCCCGACGGCGTTCTCAACGTCGTCCTCGGCAACGCCCACACCGGCGCGGCGCTGGTGGAGCATCCGGCACTGGGGCTCGTGTCGATCACCGGTTCGGTCCGAGCCGGGATCGCGGTCGCGGTCTCCGCCGCCCGCCAGGTCAAGCGGGCCCACCTCGAACTCGGCGGCAAGGCCCCGGCCGTGGTGTTCGCCGACGCCGACATCACCAAGGCCGCGAGCGGGATCGCCGAGGCCGCGTTCTTCAACGGCGGCCAGGACTGCACCGCCGCGACCCGCGTGCTGGTGCACGAGTCGATCCACGACGCCTTCGTCGATGCGCTCGTTGCCAAGGCCGAGACCCTCACCCCCGGCCTGCCGGACGACCCGGACTCGTTCTACGGCCCACTCAACAACGCGGACCACTTCGCTCGTGTCACGGAGAAGATCGCGTCACTGCCGGCGTCCGCGAAGGTCCGCACCGGCGGCACCCGCGTCGGGGACACCGGGTACTTCTTCGCGCCCACTGTGATCACCGGCGTCGAGCAGCAGGACGACATCGTCCAGCAGGAAACCTTCGGTCCGGTCCTGACCGTACAGCCGTTCACCGACGAGGAGGAGGCCGTCACGCTCGCCAACGACGTCGACTACGGCCTGGCCTCGAGTATCTGGACCACCGACCACGGGACGGTGCAGCGGGTGTCCGCAGCTCTCGACGCCGGCGCGGTGTGGGTCAACTGCCACATCCCGCTGGTCGCCGAGATGCCGCACGGCGGATTCAAGCAGTCCGGGTACGGCAAGGACCTGTCCGCATACGGCGTCGAGGACTACACGCGGATCAAGCACGTCATGAGCTCGCACGACTGA
- the gabT gene encoding 4-aminobutyrate--2-oxoglutarate transaminase, giving the protein MNTLSYRLPQKRALVTELPGPKSTALGARRRAAVAAGVGSSVPVYAADADGGVIVDVDGNSLIDLGAGIAVTSVGASNPRVAAAVSEQVGRFTHTCFMVTPYESYVQVAEELAALTPGDHDKRTVLFNSGAEAVENAVKVARLATGRDAVVAFDHAYHGRTNLTMALTAKSMPYKTNFGPFAPEVYRMPMSYPFRDEAGLTGEQAARRAITQIEKQIGADSVAAIILEPIQGEGGFIVPAPGFLPTLVAWARENGVVFIADEVQTGFARTGSWFACEDEQIVPDIITMAKGIAGGLPLSAITGRADLLDKVHAGGLGGTYGGNPLACVAALAALETMREFDLPARARHIGETATARLRALAEEVPAIGDVRGRGAMIAIELVVPGTTEPDADVTKAIAARALEQGVIVLTCGTYGNVIRLLPPLVIGDDLLDDALTVLEGAIRAATSA; this is encoded by the coding sequence ATGAACACCCTGTCCTACCGCCTCCCCCAGAAGCGCGCGCTCGTCACCGAACTGCCGGGCCCCAAGTCGACCGCCCTCGGCGCGCGGCGCCGCGCCGCGGTGGCAGCCGGTGTCGGTTCCAGCGTCCCGGTGTACGCGGCCGACGCGGACGGTGGCGTCATCGTCGACGTGGACGGCAACTCGCTCATCGACCTGGGCGCGGGTATCGCAGTGACCAGCGTCGGCGCGTCGAATCCGCGGGTCGCGGCGGCGGTGAGTGAGCAGGTGGGCCGATTCACCCACACATGCTTCATGGTGACCCCGTACGAGAGCTACGTGCAGGTCGCCGAGGAACTCGCCGCGCTGACCCCCGGCGACCACGACAAGCGCACCGTGCTGTTCAACTCCGGCGCCGAGGCCGTGGAGAACGCCGTGAAGGTCGCCCGCCTGGCCACCGGCCGCGACGCCGTCGTCGCGTTCGACCACGCCTACCACGGCCGCACCAATCTCACGATGGCCCTGACCGCCAAGTCGATGCCGTACAAGACGAACTTCGGACCGTTCGCGCCCGAGGTCTACCGGATGCCGATGTCGTACCCGTTCCGGGACGAGGCAGGGCTCACCGGCGAGCAGGCCGCCCGTCGCGCGATCACGCAGATCGAGAAGCAGATCGGCGCCGACTCGGTGGCCGCGATCATCCTCGAGCCCATCCAGGGCGAGGGCGGATTCATCGTTCCCGCGCCGGGATTCCTGCCGACACTGGTCGCGTGGGCACGCGAGAACGGTGTCGTGTTCATCGCCGACGAGGTGCAGACCGGCTTCGCCCGCACCGGATCGTGGTTCGCGTGCGAGGACGAGCAGATCGTTCCCGACATCATCACGATGGCCAAGGGCATAGCGGGTGGCCTGCCGCTGTCCGCGATCACGGGCCGCGCCGACCTGCTCGACAAGGTGCACGCCGGTGGACTCGGCGGCACGTACGGCGGCAACCCGCTCGCGTGCGTCGCCGCCCTGGCCGCACTCGAGACGATGCGCGAGTTCGACCTGCCGGCCCGTGCGCGCCACATCGGCGAAACCGCGACCGCACGGCTGCGTGCCCTCGCCGAGGAGGTCCCCGCCATCGGTGACGTCCGCGGCCGCGGCGCAATGATCGCGATCGAACTCGTCGTGCCGGGCACGACAGAGCCCGACGCCGACGTCACCAAGGCCATCGCGGCCCGGGCTCTCGAGCAGGGTGTCATCGTGCTGACCTGTGGCACCTACGGCAACGTCATCCGCCTGCTGCCGCCGCTCGTGATCGGCGACGACCTGCTCGACGACGCGCTCACCGTACTCGAGGGCGCAATCCGCGCCGCCACCTCGGCCTGA